The following proteins come from a genomic window of Nostoc sp. TCL26-01:
- the moeB gene encoding molybdopterin-synthase adenylyltransferase MoeB codes for MLNPNLDEIQLTKDDYERYSRHLILPEVGVEGQKRLKAASVLCIGTGGLGSPLLLYLAAAGIGRIGIVDFDVVDTSNLQRQVIHGTSWVGKPKIASAKNRIHEINPYCQVDLYETRLSSENALDIVKDYDIVVDGTDNFPTRYLVNDACVLLNKPNVYGSIFRFEGQATVFNYEGGPNYRDLYPEPPPPGMVPSCAEGGVLGILPGIIGVIQATETVKIILGNGNTLSGRLLLYNALEMKFRELKLRPNPIRPVIEKLIDYEQFCGIPQAKAAEAQQQQEIQEMTVIQLKELLDSGAKDFVLLDVRNPNEYEIAKIPGSVLVPLPEIENGTGVAKVKEVLNGHRLIAHCKMGGRSAKALAILKEFGIVGTNVKGGITAWSREVDSSVPEY; via the coding sequence ATGCTAAACCCCAATCTGGATGAAATCCAGTTGACTAAAGACGACTACGAACGCTACTCACGCCACCTAATTTTACCGGAAGTGGGCGTAGAAGGGCAAAAACGCCTCAAGGCTGCTAGTGTGTTGTGTATTGGTACGGGTGGACTGGGTTCACCATTACTCTTGTATTTAGCAGCCGCAGGTATTGGACGTATCGGGATTGTCGATTTTGATGTTGTTGATACTTCCAACCTCCAACGCCAAGTGATTCATGGGACATCCTGGGTAGGTAAACCCAAAATTGCATCAGCAAAAAACCGGATTCATGAGATTAATCCTTACTGTCAGGTTGATCTTTATGAAACTCGTCTCAGTTCGGAAAATGCCCTAGATATTGTGAAAGATTACGATATCGTGGTGGATGGGACAGATAACTTCCCTACTAGATATCTTGTGAACGACGCTTGTGTGTTGTTGAACAAACCTAACGTTTACGGTTCTATTTTCCGTTTTGAAGGACAAGCAACGGTATTTAACTACGAAGGTGGGCCGAACTACCGCGACTTGTACCCAGAACCACCACCACCAGGAATGGTTCCTTCCTGTGCAGAAGGTGGAGTTTTAGGGATTCTGCCAGGAATTATTGGTGTGATTCAAGCCACGGAAACTGTGAAAATTATTTTGGGCAATGGCAATACTTTAAGTGGCAGGCTTTTACTGTACAATGCCTTAGAGATGAAATTCCGGGAGTTAAAGCTGCGTCCTAACCCCATCCGCCCAGTCATTGAAAAGCTGATAGACTACGAACAATTCTGTGGTATCCCTCAAGCCAAAGCCGCAGAGGCGCAACAGCAGCAAGAAATTCAAGAAATGACTGTCATTCAGTTAAAAGAATTGTTGGATAGTGGCGCTAAGGATTTTGTCTTACTAGATGTTCGCAACCCCAACGAGTACGAAATCGCCAAGATTCCTGGTTCTGTGTTAGTACCTTTACCAGAGATTGAAAACGGTACGGGTGTAGCGAAGGTAAAAGAAGTACTCAACGGTCATCGTTTAATTGCTCATTGTAAAATGGGTGGGCGATCAGCGAAAGCCCTGGCAATTCTTAAAGAATTTGGAATTGTGGGGACAAATGTTAAAGGTGGAATCACAGCTTGGAGTCGAGAAGTAGACTCATCTGTTCCCGAATATTAA
- the radA gene encoding DNA repair protein RadA: MAKPKTFYICNECGSESPQWFGKCPACGTYNSLEEQITIQSSVDVPSRGVGGWQSQSNGKPGAKPAKPRASLTFDQITDRQIARWESGYGELDRVLGGGVVPGSMVLIGGDPGIGKSTLLLQVSNQLAQRYRILYVTGEESGQQVKLRASRLGVSKPLNVVSDENETTVTEASVPEIVETIGSDLYVLPETDLEEILREVDSLKPNVTVIDSIQTVFFPALTSAPGSVAQVRECTAALMKVAKHEDITMLIVGHVTKEGAIAGPKVLEHLVDTVLYFEGDRFASHRLLRTVKNRFGATHEIGIFEMVEHGLREVPNPSELFLGNRDDPAPGTAIVVACEGTRPIVVELQALVSPTSYPSPRRAATGIDYNRLVQILAVLEKRVGIPMSKLDSYVASAGGLNVAEPAVDLGIAIAIVASFRDRIVDPGTVLIGEVGLGGQVRAVSQMELRLKEAAKLGFKRAIVPKGQKFPNLNIEILPVSKVIDAIIAAIPHQELTEEDFNLDEEQEE, from the coding sequence ATGGCAAAGCCCAAAACCTTTTACATTTGTAACGAATGTGGCTCAGAATCTCCCCAGTGGTTTGGTAAGTGTCCCGCTTGTGGTACTTACAACTCTTTAGAAGAACAGATTACCATTCAATCCTCAGTAGATGTGCCTAGTCGGGGTGTGGGTGGTTGGCAAAGTCAAAGTAATGGTAAACCTGGGGCAAAGCCAGCTAAACCAAGGGCTTCCCTCACATTTGATCAAATTACCGATCGCCAAATTGCTCGATGGGAATCTGGTTACGGTGAACTAGATCGAGTGTTAGGGGGTGGTGTGGTTCCTGGTTCAATGGTGCTGATTGGTGGTGATCCCGGTATCGGTAAATCTACTTTGCTATTGCAGGTATCAAACCAACTGGCGCAAAGATATCGCATTTTATATGTCACAGGTGAAGAATCAGGACAACAAGTAAAATTGCGGGCTTCTCGCTTGGGTGTTTCCAAGCCTCTCAATGTTGTTAGTGATGAGAATGAAACAACAGTCACAGAGGCATCAGTACCGGAAATTGTTGAGACTATAGGTTCTGATTTATACGTATTACCGGAAACAGATTTAGAAGAAATCCTGCGAGAAGTAGATTCTCTCAAGCCAAATGTGACAGTCATCGATAGTATTCAAACCGTGTTTTTTCCTGCTTTGACCTCAGCACCTGGTTCAGTCGCTCAGGTAAGAGAATGCACAGCCGCCTTAATGAAGGTGGCAAAACACGAAGATATTACCATGCTAATTGTCGGACACGTAACCAAAGAAGGGGCGATCGCCGGGCCGAAAGTTTTAGAACACCTAGTAGATACAGTACTGTATTTTGAAGGCGATCGCTTTGCCTCTCATCGATTGTTACGTACCGTCAAAAACCGTTTTGGCGCGACACACGAAATCGGCATCTTTGAAATGGTAGAACACGGGCTAAGGGAAGTCCCCAACCCCAGTGAGTTATTTTTAGGCAACCGTGATGATCCGGCTCCTGGGACAGCAATTGTCGTAGCTTGTGAAGGTACACGTCCTATTGTTGTGGAATTACAAGCCTTAGTCAGTCCCACCAGTTATCCCTCACCGCGCCGGGCTGCCACAGGTATAGATTATAACCGTCTAGTGCAAATCTTAGCGGTATTAGAAAAGCGAGTCGGGATTCCCATGTCCAAACTAGATTCCTACGTCGCCTCGGCGGGAGGATTGAACGTCGCCGAACCAGCCGTAGATTTAGGAATTGCGATCGCCATCGTTGCCAGTTTCCGCGATCGCATCGTTGATCCTGGTACAGTATTAATTGGTGAAGTCGGCTTGGGTGGACAAGTACGAGCCGTTTCTCAGATGGAACTGCGGTTAAAAGAAGCAGCTAAATTAGGATTTAAAAGAGCGATCGTTCCCAAGGGGCAAAAATTCCCCAACTTGAACATTGAAATTCTTCCAGTTTCCAAAGTCATAGATGCAATTATCGCTGCCATTCCCCACCAAGAACTCACAGAAGAAGATTTCAATTTAGATGAAGAGCAGGAGGAATAA
- a CDS encoding DUF456 domain-containing protein encodes MQIVYWLLIAVMIVGVIGAVVPAIPGTSLILIAIIIWGIVSSSFAAIKIPLVVTVIVLILSIGVDFLAGYLGAKQAGASKWGQIGAFVGLILGFFGLLPALPFGGPLLGILLGPLLGAIIGEYIYRRELWLAVKAGIGIVVGTLVGNLIQGVLAIAAVAVFIFTTWPQVFGN; translated from the coding sequence ATGCAAATAGTCTATTGGTTGCTGATTGCTGTAATGATTGTGGGTGTGATTGGTGCTGTAGTTCCGGCTATTCCTGGAACCAGTTTAATTTTAATTGCCATCATTATCTGGGGAATTGTCAGTAGTTCCTTTGCGGCGATTAAAATTCCGTTGGTAGTGACAGTTATTGTTTTAATTTTAAGTATTGGTGTTGATTTCCTAGCTGGTTACTTGGGAGCAAAGCAAGCAGGCGCTAGTAAATGGGGACAAATAGGTGCGTTTGTCGGTTTAATCTTAGGATTTTTCGGATTATTACCCGCTTTGCCTTTTGGTGGCCCTCTGTTAGGGATTTTACTAGGCCCATTATTAGGAGCGATTATTGGTGAGTATATTTACCGCCGAGAACTTTGGCTGGCTGTGAAGGCTGGTATCGGTATTGTTGTCGGTACATTAGTCGGGAATTTGATTCAAGGCGTGCTAGCGATCGCTGCTGTAGCCGTATTTATTTTTACAACTTGGCCACAAGTATTTGGTAATTAA
- a CDS encoding cofactor assembly of complex C subunit B: MTKPDPNRVLRRLPLVVGGLGAVLLLINRLLTPQLTDSQARGDVLGVILSAVLILTGLIWQQVQPRSPDAVELIGEEGFVLAEDLPTAVKTELAWASHLLLTNTVTRSLVIYYQGKVLLRRGILGSQAEVIPGAIVKRVLEKQQPVYLVALYVYPGRIEFDYLPENTQGVICQPLGNQGVLILGANAPRSYTKQDENWIAGIADKLAVTLQENL, encoded by the coding sequence ATGACCAAACCTGATCCCAATCGAGTTTTGCGGCGTTTACCCTTAGTAGTAGGTGGGTTAGGCGCTGTTCTTTTGCTGATTAATCGCTTACTGACACCTCAACTTACAGATTCGCAAGCGCGAGGTGATGTACTGGGAGTAATTTTGAGCGCTGTGCTAATTTTAACTGGTTTAATTTGGCAACAGGTGCAGCCGCGATCGCCTGATGCAGTAGAACTGATTGGGGAAGAAGGTTTTGTGTTAGCAGAGGACTTACCCACAGCCGTGAAAACAGAATTAGCCTGGGCATCTCATTTATTATTGACGAACACGGTAACGCGATCGCTAGTAATTTATTATCAAGGCAAAGTTTTGTTACGTCGCGGCATTCTGGGTTCTCAAGCAGAAGTTATCCCCGGTGCAATTGTCAAACGGGTTTTGGAAAAACAACAACCTGTTTATTTAGTAGCTCTATATGTCTACCCTGGCAGAATTGAATTTGATTATTTACCCGAAAATACTCAAGGGGTAATCTGTCAACCTCTAGGCAATCAAGGAGTACTAATTTTAGGCGCAAATGCCCCTAGAAGTTACACAAAACAAGATGAAAACTGGATAGCCGGAATTGCTGATAAATTAGCAGTAACACTCCAAGAAAATTTATAA
- a CDS encoding DUF4351 domain-containing protein, which yields MSFDNLCKLLSEKHPETFASWVLGTPQTVVKVLKTELSIEPIRADYVTFLQLEGRILHLEFQTQLESTPPLPLRMLDYWVRLYRLYRLPITQVVVLLLPPAPGTIIETAFTVENTRHEYRVIRMWEENPEMFLNEPALLPLAPLTATTQPQQLLQQVVQQVNQVEPRQRPEILAYTQILAGLKYRKDLIRQLFREGMMRESVIYQEILSEGEQIGQQRGEQRERSLILRLIKRRMGELPQDISDRLNTLSLEQLENLGEALLDFTSLADLVLWLDTH from the coding sequence ATGTCATTTGATAATCTTTGTAAACTGTTATCAGAAAAACATCCCGAAACCTTTGCCAGTTGGGTGTTAGGAACACCACAAACTGTCGTCAAAGTCCTGAAAACCGAATTGAGTATCGAACCCATACGCGCGGATTACGTCACATTCCTACAACTAGAAGGACGCATTCTGCATCTAGAATTTCAAACCCAACTCGAATCCACACCACCATTACCACTGCGAATGCTGGATTATTGGGTGAGATTGTATCGGCTATATCGTCTACCAATTACGCAAGTGGTAGTACTATTACTTCCACCCGCACCAGGAACAATCATCGAAACAGCATTCACAGTCGAAAACACCCGTCATGAGTATCGAGTGATTCGGATGTGGGAAGAAAACCCAGAGATGTTTCTCAATGAGCCAGCATTGTTACCCTTAGCACCACTCACAGCAACAACTCAACCACAACAATTACTCCAACAAGTTGTGCAACAAGTAAATCAAGTTGAACCCAGACAACGACCAGAAATATTGGCTTATACGCAAATATTGGCAGGGTTAAAATATAGAAAAGACTTGATCAGACAACTATTTCGGGAGGGTATGATGCGCGAGTCAGTTATTTATCAAGAAATTCTCTCAGAGGGTGAGCAAATCGGTCAGCAACGTGGTGAGCAAAGAGAGCGATCGCTGATTCTCCGATTAATAAAACGACGAATGGGAGAATTACCACAAGATATCAGCGATCGCCTAAATACTCTCTCCCTAGAACAATTAGAAAATCTCGGTGAAGCACTGTTAGATTTTACCAGCTTGGCTGATTTAGTCTTATGGTTAGACACTCACTAA
- a CDS encoding PEP-CTERM sorting domain-containing protein (PEP-CTERM proteins occur, often in large numbers, in the proteomes of bacteria that also encode an exosortase, a predicted intramembrane cysteine proteinase. The presence of a PEP-CTERM domain at a protein's C-terminus predicts cleavage within the sorting domain, followed by covalent anchoring to some some component of the (usually Gram-negative) cell surface. Many PEP-CTERM proteins exhibit an unusual sequence composition that includes large numbers of potential glycosylation sites. Expression of one such protein has been shown restore the ability of a bacterium to form floc, a type of biofilm.), which produces MFRHGIVTSIASSIVLSLLATAAESAQASTLVFSGSGTTATNAFNDFRTAIGGGSRINWDAVRLDGTDVNPNTQVIDPGKTVAIPVDRFLGAGALFADPYAVSGDGFASVNPDTTGEFPAFSPQNTFVMFDFNSGQFDDRFIEQSFVLPGANIAAGTRGFGAIFVDTENSDSSSIEYFGTTTSGAKISLGKFFVPVGASGEPQFLGVLFDNPIVTEVQLTVGTNALFSFDGTTIQSFGGEDLANGIDLVATDDFVFATPTTPTLITVPEPTPLSGFGAALLGIIGFLSRKRPIRG; this is translated from the coding sequence ATGTTTAGACATGGAATTGTCACTTCAATTGCCAGCAGCATAGTATTGAGCTTACTAGCGACTGCTGCCGAATCAGCACAAGCATCTACTCTGGTATTTAGTGGATCAGGAACGACAGCCACTAATGCTTTCAATGATTTTCGCACAGCGATCGGTGGTGGCAGTCGGATAAATTGGGATGCTGTCCGTCTTGATGGTACGGATGTTAACCCTAACACTCAAGTAATTGACCCTGGGAAAACAGTGGCAATTCCAGTTGATCGCTTCCTGGGTGCAGGTGCGCTGTTTGCTGATCCTTATGCAGTAAGTGGCGATGGGTTTGCTAGCGTCAATCCAGACACCACAGGAGAGTTTCCCGCTTTCAGTCCGCAAAATACCTTTGTGATGTTCGATTTCAACTCCGGCCAGTTCGATGATCGTTTCATTGAGCAAAGCTTCGTCTTACCTGGAGCTAACATTGCTGCTGGGACAAGAGGTTTTGGTGCTATCTTCGTTGATACAGAAAATTCCGACAGCAGCAGTATCGAATACTTTGGCACAACAACTAGTGGCGCAAAAATCAGTCTGGGTAAATTTTTCGTTCCTGTAGGTGCATCCGGAGAGCCACAGTTTCTGGGAGTTCTTTTCGACAACCCTATCGTCACCGAAGTACAATTGACTGTTGGCACTAATGCACTGTTTAGCTTTGATGGTACAACTATCCAGTCCTTTGGTGGTGAAGATTTAGCAAATGGTATTGATCTAGTTGCTACCGATGATTTTGTCTTTGCAACACCGACGACACCAACCCTGATCACTGTCCCAGAACCAACACCGCTATCTGGTTTTGGCGCTGCTTTACTGGGCATAATTGGTTTTCTCTCCAGAAAACGTCCCATTAGGGGTTAA
- a CDS encoding DUF4351 domain-containing protein → MSFDNLCKLLSEKHPETFASWVLGTPQTVVKVLKTELSIEPIRADYVTFLQLEGRILHLEFQTQLESTPPLPLRMLDYWVRLYRLYRLPITQVVVLLLPPAPGTIIETAFTVENTRHEYRVIRMWEENPEMFLNDPALLPLAPLTATTQPQQLLQRVVQQVSQVEPTQRPEISAYTQILAGLKYRKDLIRQIFREGMMRESVIYQEILAEGEQRGEERGLQRGEQIGQQRERSLILRLITRRVGELPQDISDRLNTLSLEQLENLGEALLDFTSLADLVLWLDTH, encoded by the coding sequence ATGTCATTTGATAATCTTTGTAAACTGTTATCAGAAAAACATCCCGAAACCTTTGCCAGTTGGGTGTTAGGAACACCACAAACTGTCGTCAAAGTCCTGAAAACCGAATTGAGTATCGAACCAATAAGAGCTGATTACGTCACATTTCTACAACTAGAAGGACGCATTCTGCATCTAGAATTTCAAACCCAACTCGAATCCACACCACCATTACCCCTGCGAATGCTGGATTATTGGGTGAGATTGTATCGTTTATATCGTCTGCCAATTACGCAAGTAGTCGTCTTATTACTTCCTCCCGCACCAGGAACAATCATCGAAACAGCATTCACAGTCGAAAATACCCGTCATGAGTATCGAGTGATTCGGATGTGGGAAGAAAACCCAGAGATGTTTCTTAATGATCCTGCATTGTTACCCTTAGCACCACTCACAGCAACAACTCAACCACAACAATTACTACAAAGAGTTGTCCAACAAGTGAGTCAAGTTGAACCAACACAACGACCAGAAATATCGGCTTATACGCAAATATTGGCAGGGTTAAAATATAGAAAGGATTTGATTAGACAAATATTTCGGGAGGGTATGATGCGCGAGTCGGTGATTTATCAAGAAATTCTCGCTGAGGGTGAGCAACGTGGAGAAGAACGCGGACTGCAACGTGGTGAGCAAATCGGTCAGCAAAGAGAGCGATCGCTGATTCTCCGATTAATAACACGAAGAGTGGGAGAATTACCACAAGATATCAGCGATCGCCTAAATACTCTCTCCCTAGAACAATTAGAAAATCTCGGTGAAGCACTGTTAGATTTTACCAGCTTGGCTGATTTAGTCTTATGGTTAGACACACACTAA
- a CDS encoding RpoD/SigA family RNA polymerase sigma factor: protein MSSLSSDMVRVYLQEIGQFPLLTSDQEITYGRQVQQMIAIERDKAALCQELHRQPTLTELATHVHKSETEVNQILQLGQRAKQKMVTANLRLVVSVAKKYQRRNLEFLDLIQEGAIGLQRGVEKFDPNRGYKLSTYVYWWITQAITRAIAEKSRTVRLPIHVNEKLNQIKKIQRELFQKLGRRATVTEIAQELGLESSQVREYLRAASGTISLDLKVGDNQDTELSELLSDEGVSPNEHITQEMLRQDLDNLLASLKPVQREVLILRFGLLDNQERSLAQIGEQLNVSRERVRQIQQQAMNILRRQQPEIGQYLFS from the coding sequence ATGTCTAGCCTAAGTTCCGATATGGTGCGCGTTTATTTACAAGAAATTGGTCAGTTCCCCTTATTAACATCAGACCAAGAAATAACTTATGGCAGGCAAGTACAGCAAATGATTGCCATTGAGCGAGACAAAGCTGCGCTTTGTCAAGAATTGCATCGGCAACCAACGTTAACAGAATTAGCGACTCATGTACATAAGAGTGAAACTGAAGTCAATCAAATACTTCAGCTTGGTCAACGAGCAAAACAAAAGATGGTGACAGCCAACCTGCGGCTGGTGGTTTCCGTTGCCAAAAAGTATCAGCGTCGCAATTTGGAATTTTTGGATTTGATTCAAGAAGGAGCCATCGGTTTACAACGGGGTGTAGAGAAGTTTGACCCCAATCGGGGTTACAAATTATCAACTTACGTATATTGGTGGATAACTCAAGCTATCACAAGAGCGATCGCTGAAAAATCTCGCACTGTTCGCCTACCAATTCATGTGAACGAAAAACTCAATCAAATTAAGAAGATCCAGCGCGAATTATTTCAAAAATTAGGTCGTCGTGCTACTGTCACAGAAATTGCTCAAGAATTAGGCCTAGAATCTAGTCAAGTGCGAGAATACTTGAGAGCTGCTAGTGGGACAATTTCTCTAGATTTAAAGGTGGGAGATAACCAAGATACAGAATTGAGTGAACTTCTCAGCGATGAAGGCGTTTCACCCAACGAACATATCACTCAAGAAATGCTGCGTCAGGATTTAGATAATTTGTTAGCATCACTTAAACCCGTGCAGCGTGAAGTACTAATTTTGCGATTCGGACTGTTGGATAATCAGGAGAGAAGTTTAGCCCAGATTGGAGAACAGCTAAATGTCAGTCGAGAGCGAGTTCGCCAAATCCAGCAACAAGCTATGAATATTCTGCGTCGTCAACAACCGGAAATTGGACAATATCTATTTTCCTAA
- a CDS encoding J domain-containing protein — protein sequence MVDSQQNSNHYETLNVKSDASQAEIKQAYRRLVKLFHPDSQQETANHEEIIRINAAYEVLGDNQSRLNYDQKLLDQSQTFNSDRLKRTASAGKNYQSKRKSGKDVDEQIEEWLRLVYQPVNRLLGNILDSLEEQIEELAADPFDDKLLDEFQEYLTACREDIKQAQTIFRSRPNPPSLARTAAHLYYSLNQVSDGLDELAYFPLNYDERYLHTGQELFRIATRLHYEAQVSVNSQ from the coding sequence ATGGTCGATTCTCAGCAAAATTCCAATCACTACGAAACTCTCAATGTCAAGTCTGACGCAAGCCAAGCGGAAATTAAACAAGCTTATCGCCGCTTGGTAAAATTATTTCATCCTGATAGTCAGCAGGAAACAGCTAATCACGAAGAAATTATCCGCATTAATGCTGCTTATGAAGTTTTAGGTGATAATCAAAGTCGGCTTAATTATGATCAAAAACTGCTAGATCAATCGCAAACATTTAATAGCGATCGCCTAAAACGCACAGCATCAGCCGGGAAAAATTATCAATCAAAACGTAAGAGTGGTAAAGATGTAGATGAGCAGATAGAAGAATGGCTACGCCTAGTTTATCAACCAGTTAATCGCCTACTAGGAAATATTCTTGATTCCTTGGAAGAACAAATCGAAGAACTTGCTGCCGATCCTTTTGATGATAAATTATTAGATGAGTTTCAAGAATACTTAACAGCCTGTAGAGAAGATATCAAACAAGCCCAAACGATTTTTCGTTCTCGTCCCAATCCCCCCAGTCTAGCGAGAACTGCGGCTCACCTATATTACAGCCTAAATCAAGTCAGCGATGGTTTAGATGAGTTGGCTTACTTTCCATTGAACTACGATGAGCGATATTTACACACAGGTCAAGAATTATTCCGCATTGCTACAAGATTGCACTATGAAGCACAAGTGTCTGTAAATAGTCAGTAG
- the rpaB gene encoding response regulator transcription factor RpaB, translating to MESHKEKILVVDDEASIRRILETRLSMIGYDVVTAGDGEEALETFRKADPDLVVLDVMMPKLDGYGVCQELRKESDVPIIMLTALGDVADRITGLELGADDYVVKPFSPKELEARIRSVLRRVDKTGASGIPSSGVIHVGNIKIDTNKRQVYKGDERIRLTGMEFSLLELLVSRSGEAFSRSEILQEVWGYTPERHVDTRVVDVHISRLRAKLEDDPSNPELILTARGTGYLFQRIIEPGEE from the coding sequence TTGGAAAGTCATAAAGAAAAAATTCTGGTAGTAGATGATGAAGCCAGCATTCGCCGGATTTTGGAAACACGCCTGTCGATGATTGGCTACGATGTAGTCACAGCTGGCGATGGCGAAGAAGCTTTAGAAACTTTTCGCAAAGCCGATCCTGATTTAGTAGTTTTGGATGTAATGATGCCAAAGCTAGATGGTTATGGTGTTTGTCAAGAATTACGCAAGGAATCAGATGTCCCTATTATTATGCTAACAGCCTTGGGGGACGTAGCCGATCGCATCACAGGATTAGAATTGGGTGCTGATGACTACGTAGTTAAACCATTCTCCCCCAAAGAGCTAGAAGCGCGGATTCGCTCAGTGCTGCGTCGGGTAGACAAAACAGGTGCTTCCGGTATTCCCAGTTCCGGCGTGATTCATGTTGGTAACATCAAAATCGATACCAACAAACGGCAAGTCTACAAAGGTGATGAGCGCATCAGATTAACAGGTATGGAATTTAGCCTGTTGGAATTATTAGTGAGTCGTTCAGGAGAAGCTTTTTCTCGTTCAGAAATTTTGCAAGAAGTCTGGGGTTACACACCAGAACGTCACGTAGATACCCGTGTCGTTGATGTACATATCTCCCGTTTACGAGCAAAATTAGAAGATGACCCCAGTAATCCAGAATTAATCCTCACCGCACGCGGTACTGGTTATCTATTTCAACGCATCATCGAACCAGGAGAAGAGTAA
- a CDS encoding XisH family protein: MAKDVFHQQVKKALIKDGWIITHDPFTIRISEVVKLQIDLGAENAIAAERNTEKIAVEIKSFIADSDISEFHTALGQYLNYRQALEEQEVDRIVYLAVPIETYTDFFQLSFIQGALHRYQVKLIIYDPKQEEIRLWIK; the protein is encoded by the coding sequence ATGGCTAAAGATGTTTTTCATCAACAGGTAAAAAAAGCATTAATAAAAGATGGCTGGATAATTACTCACGACCCTTTTACAATTCGTATTAGCGAAGTGGTTAAATTACAAATAGATTTAGGTGCTGAAAATGCGATCGCCGCAGAACGTAACACAGAAAAAATAGCAGTTGAAATTAAAAGTTTTATTGCCGATTCAGATATTAGTGAATTTCATACTGCACTTGGGCAATATCTCAATTACCGTCAAGCATTAGAAGAACAAGAGGTAGATAGAATAGTTTATTTAGCAGTTCCTATCGAAACATATACAGATTTTTTTCAACTTTCCTTTATCCAAGGCGCTCTTCATCGTTATCAAGTTAAGTTAATAATTTATGATCCCAAACAAGAGGAAATTCGATTATGGATAAAATAG
- a CDS encoding XisI protein, whose protein sequence is MDKIELYRQLIKQILSEHQQEQSHTDTVQSQLILDHENDHYQLAYVGWQGDKRVFGPIIHLDIKNGKIWIQYNGTEESIAEQLVELGVPPSDIVIGFHSPFKRQFTAYAVE, encoded by the coding sequence ATGGATAAAATAGAACTTTATCGACAATTAATCAAACAAATTTTAAGCGAACATCAGCAAGAACAATCTCATACTGATACTGTTCAATCCCAATTAATTTTAGACCATGAAAATGACCACTATCAATTAGCTTATGTTGGTTGGCAAGGAGACAAGCGGGTATTTGGCCCCATCATACATCTTGATATTAAAAATGGGAAAATATGGATTCAATATAATGGTACAGAAGAATCTATTGCTGAACAATTGGTAGAATTAGGTGTTCCTCCCTCAGATATTGTGATTGGGTTTCATTCTCCTTTCAAACGCCAATTTACCGCTTATGCTGTTGAATGA